The nucleotide sequence TTCAGCGTGTCGCCCTCGTTCTGCATATAAAGCAGCAGCCGGCCGATCGACACCAGCGACTCGCGCGATTTCGAGCACAGGTCGCCGCGCCGCCCGACGCCGCGCAGGATGTGCTTGAAATCGACCTTTCCGGTGCCGCTGCGGGTGGTGGCGAACACTCGGGTCGAGGTGTTGTCGACTTCCGCCGATAGCCGCTCCAGCGTGTCGGCGGAGCGGTCGACGATGGCTTCCAGCAGGTCCATGAACACGTGAAGGCCGGTCACCGTGGCCGGGCAGTTGCGGGCCAGCTTGGCGCCGAGAATGGCGAACGGCCGCGGCTCGTCGTAGCGCACGGTGATCAGCTTGCCGCTTCGCAGGATGAAGGTGACCGGCGACAGCCGCGGCTGGGCGGTCTCCGACTGGCAAAGCAGCGTCGCCGTCATGTAGCGGGCGCCGCTCTCCTCGTAGAGCCGGCTGGACGGCTCGATCTCCTGCATTTCCTCGCGGGTCGGCACCTCGAAGCCGAGCAGTGCCTCGACCGCCTTGGCCTCAGCCGGGGTCGGCGAGATCAGGTCGAACCACACCCCGTTCGACGGCAGTTCCGGAAGGGTGATCTGCCGCCTCCTGCCGCCCGGCTCAGGCCGGCCGGCGGCCGGGCCGGCACCGTCGGGTGCGGCCTCGCTCTGGACCTGGGCGTCGCTGCTTTCGGCGACTTGCGCCAGCATGAAGTCCTGGCTGCGAAGCGCGTCCTGGCCCCGCAGCAACTCCTGCGCGGAGGACGCAGGATCGTCGTCTTGCAGATAAGACTGCGTCGCATCCGAAGCCGAGGTGTGCGTGTCCGGGGCGAGCGTCTCGAAGCCCTGGTCCGCCGCGCTGCGGCTTTCCGGGTCGGTCATATCGAGATCCGACCGAACCAAGTCCGAGCGGACGAGCGAAGCGCCGTTGGGCGTGAAGACGGCAAGCATGGTTCGGATCGCTGGTTTGGGGGTCGGCCGGCAGGCGGCAGGCTTATCCTACTCGGCCCGTGGCACCAACCGGGGAGGTCGCGATCTCTTCATGCCTTGATTTGCATGACGTTACTGTAACGCCGTAGCGGGGGCCGTCGGCCCTCGCCAGATCGGTCTTGGTCGGCCCGCAACGGGCCGACCCGGTCGAGTGGCCAGCGC is from Blastochloris viridis and encodes:
- a CDS encoding magnesium transporter CorA family protein, with the translated sequence MTDPESRSAADQGFETLAPDTHTSASDATQSYLQDDDPASSAQELLRGQDALRSQDFMLAQVAESSDAQVQSEAAPDGAGPAAGRPEPGGRRRQITLPELPSNGVWFDLISPTPAEAKAVEALLGFEVPTREEMQEIEPSSRLYEESGARYMTATLLCQSETAQPRLSPVTFILRSGKLITVRYDEPRPFAILGAKLARNCPATVTGLHVFMDLLEAIVDRSADTLERLSAEVDNTSTRVFATTRSGTGKVDFKHILRGVGRRGDLCSKSRESLVSIGRLLLYMQNEGDTLKLTKDMRAQIKSMSRDVTSLTDHASYLGDKVQFLLDATLGLVTIDQNDVIKIFAVLSVVLMPPTLVASMYGMNFKFMPELEWHFGYPMAVVLMLLAAALPYLFFRWKKWL